One window from the genome of Nicotiana sylvestris chromosome 9, ASM39365v2, whole genome shotgun sequence encodes:
- the LOC138877979 gene encoding uncharacterized protein produces the protein MVGEKVLLKVSPMKGVMRFGKKGMLSPRFIGPFEVLWRIGEVAYELALPPRLSSVYPVFHVSMLRKYIGDPSHVLDFSTVQLDDYLTYDVEPVAILVRQVRKLRSKDIASVKVQ, from the coding sequence atggttggtgagaaggtcttgctgaaggtttcgcccatgaagggtgttatgagatttgggaagaaaggaatgTTGAGTccacggttcattgggccttttgaggtactttggaggattggggaggtggcttatgagcttgctttgccacctagattGTCGAGTGtgtatccggtatttcatgtttctatgctccggaagtatattggggatccgtctcatgttttggacttcagcacggttcagttggatgattaTTTAACCTATGATGTGgaaccagtagctattttggttcgtcaggttcggaagttgaggtcaaaggatatagcttcagtgaaagtgcagtag
- the LOC138877980 gene encoding uncharacterized protein produces MLVYAKFLKEILSNKSNVEETSVVKLTEHCASINLMPLSIFRKLEREIREIRSMLVSLQLADQTTIILEEIVKDVLVWVDIFVIHVDFIMVNMEENKEVPLILGRPFLSIGRAILDIQERQLMLRVSEEKMVFKMKEAIGVPRDELTAHSEFKAKSLKVRAGEGKHDKCGMYPKKVE; encoded by the exons ATGTTGGTGTATGCTAAGTTCCTGAAGGAGATATTATCCAACAAGAGTAATGTGGAAGAGACATCAGTTGTCAAGCTCACAGAGCATT GTGCTTCTATCAATCTTATGCCTTTGTCTATTTTCAGGAAATTGGAGAGAGAGATTAGAGAAATCAGATCTATGCTTGTGTCTTTGCAGCTGGCGGATCAGACAACGATCATACTTGAAGAAATAGTGAAAGATGTGCTAGTTTGGGTGGATATATTTGTGATCCATGTGGACTTCATCATGGTGAATATGGAAGAGAATAAGGAAGTCCCTCTGATTTTAGGAAGACCCTTCTTGTCTATTGGCAGAGCTATTCTGGACATTCAGGAAAGACAGCTCATGCTAAGAGTGAGTGAAGAAAAAATGGTGTTCAAGATGAAGGAAGCAATTGGGGTACCTAGAGACGAGCTGACTGCACATTCTGAATTCAAGGCAAAGTCCCTAAAAGTGCGAGCTGGAGAGGGTAAGCATGACAAGTGTGGGATGTACCCGAAGAAGGTAGAATAG